In Microplitis demolitor isolate Queensland-Clemson2020A chromosome 9, iyMicDemo2.1a, whole genome shotgun sequence, one genomic interval encodes:
- the LOC103577800 gene encoding myoneurin isoform X1, protein MMEVTTDEEAQAVLDGMEATQYITIQRADSESISKVPLITLNGELISEGMVVDMINAGVGTEYNSATPYYETDDLLPHELTEEDRKLAAALVAVQLQQQQKHQQIHNQLHQDDTALPDVSQLATLSPVNAYAIQTIADPEPSSIYSAIQSFKRINHHVKQEFINVKSEYDIDVSAESSEEASIPISGPKRSLPHKKRIARKLKQQNKTNLKHDSRKNSKEVAVSNNINENSSQLFKCELCNCEFTAQLKFFEHLKNHYEPVKQESRIGQATNTNITISVSETAQNVENSSIEEFSEPEDLMEGIRGVVEETGARIDDDTETSPLTEVNHSSTLWSIATSITETISHDLNDSSTVNQQDLQNRVDTEVTDNIKKKKINKTRKTQNNEMICPQCDRSFHHKNSLVYHMRSHSGERPHQCEICGKSFFAASALKVHKRLHSGDKPYKCEDCGRHFRQWGDLKYHSMSIHSEQRQFQCEYCGKDFARKYSLIVHRRIHTGEKNYRCEYCNKTFRASSYLQNHRRIHTGEKPHPCTVCGKPFRVRSDMKRHLHTHTKSRSERPINRTGTGKIIINEKDKSAVQSRTLIQDLVQELKLESPNSIVEIVSADDNPESILPHEGGSQNLEYNVTDSTDANSDRDPLEAVDRTSDTLASIGIMATMIPKLPLMRTNMHVV, encoded by the exons ATGATGGAAGTAACGACTGATGAAGAAGCGCAAGCAGTTCTTGATGGAATGGAAGCCACACAATATATTACAATTCAACGTGCTGATAGTGAATCAATAAGTAAAGTCCCATTGATAACATTAAATGGTGAATTAATATCTGAAGGGATGGTTGTTGACATGATAAATGCTGGAGTAGGAACAGAATACAATTCTGCTACCCCGTATTATGAAACTGACGATCTTTTACCACATGAATTAACTGAG gAGGATCGTAAATTAGCTGCAGCTTTGGTGGCAGTTCAActtcaacaacaacaaaaacatcAGCAAATTCATAATCAACTACATCAAGATGATACGGCTTTACCTGATGTCAGTCAATTAGCTACGTTATCACCTGTTAATGCTTACGCCATACAGACTATTGCTGATCCTGAACCATCGTCAATTTACTCAGCAATACAATCGTTTAAACGTATCAATCATCATGTCAAGCAAGAgtttataaatgttaaaagTGAATATGACATTGACGTATCGGCTGAAAGTAGTGAAGAAGCTTCAATACCGATATCAGGGCCTAAACGATCGTTACCTCATAAAAAACGGATTGCCAGAAAATTAaagcaacaaaataaaacaaatctCAAAcatgattcaagaaaaaatagtaaagaaGTTGCCGTTTCCAACAATATAAACGAAAATTCAAGTCAATTGTTCAAATGTGAATTGTGTAATTGTGAATTTACTGCACAATTGAAGTTTTTTGAACATCTTAAG aatcATTATGAACCAGTTAAACAAGAATCAAGGATAGGACAAGCAACAAACACTAATATAACGATTTCTGTATCAGAAACTGCCCAAAATGTAGAAAATTCTAGTATTGAAGAATTTAGTGAGCCAGAAGATTTAATGGAAGGGATTCGAGGAGTTG TTGAAGAAACTGGAGCACGTATTGATGACGATACAGAAACAAGTCCTTTAACTGAAGTTAACCACAGTTCAACTTTGTGGTCTATAGCAACGAGTATTACCGAAACTATATCTCATGACCTTAACGATTCATCGACAGTTAATCAGCAAGACTTGCAAAATAGAGTTGATACAGAAGTTACtgataatatcaaaaaaaaaaaaattaacaaaacacGTAAAACTCAAA atAATGAAATGATATGTCCGCAATGTGATAGGTCatttcatcataaaaataGTCTTGTGTACCATATGAGATCTCATAGTGGTGAACGTCCACATCAGTGTGAAATTTGTGGCAAAAGTTTTTTCGCTGCTAGTGCTTTAAAA gtTCACAAACGCTTACATAGTGGTGACAAACCTTACAAATGTGAAGACTGTGGTCGTCATTTCCGTCAGTGGGgagatttaaaatatcattccATGAGTATTCATTCGGAACAACGTCAGTTTCAGTGTGAATATTGTGGTAAAGATTTTGCACGAAAATACTCATTAATTGTCCATCGCCGAATTCATAcaggcgaaaaaaattatcgttgtgaatattgtaataaaacaTTCCGAGCTAGTAGTTATTTACAAAATCATCGGCGTATTCATACAGGTGAAAAACCTCATCCCTGCACTGTGTGTGGAAAACCATTTCGCGTACGTAGCGATATGAAACGCCACTTGCACACTCATACTAAAAGTCGATCAGAGCGACCCATCAATCGTACCGGGAccggtaaaataataataaatgaaaaagataAAAGTGCAGTTCAGTCAAGAACATTAATTCAAGACCTAGTTCAAGAATTAAAACTTGAGTCACCAAATAGCATTGTTGAAATTGTATCAGCGGACGATAATCCTGAAAGTATTTTACCTCATGAAGGTGGTTCTCAAAATCTAGAATATAATGTCACAGATTCCACTGACGCAAACTCTGATCGTGATCCACTTGAAGCGGTTGACAGAACATCTGATacttt GGCGTCAATAGGTATCATGGCGACGATGATTCCCAAACTACCGCTCATGCGTACTAACATGCACGTTGTCTGA
- the LOC103577800 gene encoding zinc finger protein 271 isoform X2 produces MMEVTTDEEAQAVLDGMEATQYITIQRADSESISKVPLITLNGELISEGMVVDMINAGVGTEYNSATPYYETDDLLPHELTEEDRKLAAALVAVQLQQQQKHQQIHNQLHQDDTALPDVSQLATLSPVNAYAIQTIADPEPSSIYSAIQSFKRINHHVKQEFINVKSEYDIDVSAESSEEASIPISGPKRSLPHKKRIARKLKQQNKTNLKHDSRKNSKEVAVSNNINENSSQLFKCELCNCEFTAQLKFFEHLKNHYEPVKQESRIGQATNTNITISVSETAQNVENSSIEEFSEPEDLMEGIRGVVEETGARIDDDTETSPLTEVNHSSTLWSIATSITETISHDLNDSSTVNQQDLQNRVDTEVTDNIKKKKINKTRKTQNNEMICPQCDRSFHHKNSLVYHMRSHSGERPHQCEICGKSFFAASALKVHKRLHSGDKPYKCEDCGRHFRQWGDLKYHSMSIHSEQRQFQCEYCGKDFARKYSLIVHRRIHTGEKNYRCEYCNKTFRASSYLQNHRRIHTGEKPHPCTVCGKPFRVRSDMKRHLHTHTKSRSERPINRTGTGKIIINEKDKSAVQSRTLIQDLVQELKLESPNSIVEIVSADDNPESILPHEGGSQNLEYNVTDSTDANSDRDPLEAVDRTSDTFLEFYHSPGN; encoded by the exons ATGATGGAAGTAACGACTGATGAAGAAGCGCAAGCAGTTCTTGATGGAATGGAAGCCACACAATATATTACAATTCAACGTGCTGATAGTGAATCAATAAGTAAAGTCCCATTGATAACATTAAATGGTGAATTAATATCTGAAGGGATGGTTGTTGACATGATAAATGCTGGAGTAGGAACAGAATACAATTCTGCTACCCCGTATTATGAAACTGACGATCTTTTACCACATGAATTAACTGAG gAGGATCGTAAATTAGCTGCAGCTTTGGTGGCAGTTCAActtcaacaacaacaaaaacatcAGCAAATTCATAATCAACTACATCAAGATGATACGGCTTTACCTGATGTCAGTCAATTAGCTACGTTATCACCTGTTAATGCTTACGCCATACAGACTATTGCTGATCCTGAACCATCGTCAATTTACTCAGCAATACAATCGTTTAAACGTATCAATCATCATGTCAAGCAAGAgtttataaatgttaaaagTGAATATGACATTGACGTATCGGCTGAAAGTAGTGAAGAAGCTTCAATACCGATATCAGGGCCTAAACGATCGTTACCTCATAAAAAACGGATTGCCAGAAAATTAaagcaacaaaataaaacaaatctCAAAcatgattcaagaaaaaatagtaaagaaGTTGCCGTTTCCAACAATATAAACGAAAATTCAAGTCAATTGTTCAAATGTGAATTGTGTAATTGTGAATTTACTGCACAATTGAAGTTTTTTGAACATCTTAAG aatcATTATGAACCAGTTAAACAAGAATCAAGGATAGGACAAGCAACAAACACTAATATAACGATTTCTGTATCAGAAACTGCCCAAAATGTAGAAAATTCTAGTATTGAAGAATTTAGTGAGCCAGAAGATTTAATGGAAGGGATTCGAGGAGTTG TTGAAGAAACTGGAGCACGTATTGATGACGATACAGAAACAAGTCCTTTAACTGAAGTTAACCACAGTTCAACTTTGTGGTCTATAGCAACGAGTATTACCGAAACTATATCTCATGACCTTAACGATTCATCGACAGTTAATCAGCAAGACTTGCAAAATAGAGTTGATACAGAAGTTACtgataatatcaaaaaaaaaaaaattaacaaaacacGTAAAACTCAAA atAATGAAATGATATGTCCGCAATGTGATAGGTCatttcatcataaaaataGTCTTGTGTACCATATGAGATCTCATAGTGGTGAACGTCCACATCAGTGTGAAATTTGTGGCAAAAGTTTTTTCGCTGCTAGTGCTTTAAAA gtTCACAAACGCTTACATAGTGGTGACAAACCTTACAAATGTGAAGACTGTGGTCGTCATTTCCGTCAGTGGGgagatttaaaatatcattccATGAGTATTCATTCGGAACAACGTCAGTTTCAGTGTGAATATTGTGGTAAAGATTTTGCACGAAAATACTCATTAATTGTCCATCGCCGAATTCATAcaggcgaaaaaaattatcgttgtgaatattgtaataaaacaTTCCGAGCTAGTAGTTATTTACAAAATCATCGGCGTATTCATACAGGTGAAAAACCTCATCCCTGCACTGTGTGTGGAAAACCATTTCGCGTACGTAGCGATATGAAACGCCACTTGCACACTCATACTAAAAGTCGATCAGAGCGACCCATCAATCGTACCGGGAccggtaaaataataataaatgaaaaagataAAAGTGCAGTTCAGTCAAGAACATTAATTCAAGACCTAGTTCAAGAATTAAAACTTGAGTCACCAAATAGCATTGTTGAAATTGTATCAGCGGACGATAATCCTGAAAGTATTTTACCTCATGAAGGTGGTTCTCAAAATCTAGAATATAATGTCACAGATTCCACTGACGCAAACTCTGATCGTGATCCACTTGAAGCGGTTGACAGAACATCTGATacttt
- the LOC103577800 gene encoding zinc finger protein 271 isoform X3: MMEVTTDEEAQAVLDGMEATQYITIQRADSESISKVPLITLNGELISEGMVVDMINAGVGTEYNSATPYYETDDLLPHELTEEDRKLAAALVAVQLQQQQKHQQIHNQLHQDDTALPDVSQLATLSPVNAYAIQTIADPEPSSIYSAIQSFKRINHHVKQEFINVKSEYDIDVSAESSEEASIPISGPKRSLPHKKRIARKLKQQNKTNLKHDSRKNSKEVAVSNNINENSSQLFKCELCNCEFTAQLKFFEHLKNHYEPVKQESRIGQATNTNITISVSETAQNVENSSIEEFSEPEDLMEGIRGVVEETGARIDDDTETSPLTEVNHSSTLWSIATSITETISHDLNDSSTVNQQDLQNRVDTEVTDNIKKKKINKTRKTQNNEMICPQCDRSFHHKNSLVYHMRSHSGERPHQCEICGKSFFAASALKVHKRLHSGDKPYKCEDCGRHFRQWGDLKYHSMSIHSEQRQFQCEYCGKDFARKYSLIVHRRIHTGEKNYRCEYCNKTFRASSYLQNHRRIHTGEKPHPCTVCGKPFRVRSDMKRHLHTHTKSRSERPINRTGTGKIIINEKDKSAVQSRTLIQDLVQELKLESPNSIVEIVSADDNPESILPHEGGSQNLEYNVTDSTDANSDRDPLEAVDRTSDTLQYFFM, translated from the exons ATGATGGAAGTAACGACTGATGAAGAAGCGCAAGCAGTTCTTGATGGAATGGAAGCCACACAATATATTACAATTCAACGTGCTGATAGTGAATCAATAAGTAAAGTCCCATTGATAACATTAAATGGTGAATTAATATCTGAAGGGATGGTTGTTGACATGATAAATGCTGGAGTAGGAACAGAATACAATTCTGCTACCCCGTATTATGAAACTGACGATCTTTTACCACATGAATTAACTGAG gAGGATCGTAAATTAGCTGCAGCTTTGGTGGCAGTTCAActtcaacaacaacaaaaacatcAGCAAATTCATAATCAACTACATCAAGATGATACGGCTTTACCTGATGTCAGTCAATTAGCTACGTTATCACCTGTTAATGCTTACGCCATACAGACTATTGCTGATCCTGAACCATCGTCAATTTACTCAGCAATACAATCGTTTAAACGTATCAATCATCATGTCAAGCAAGAgtttataaatgttaaaagTGAATATGACATTGACGTATCGGCTGAAAGTAGTGAAGAAGCTTCAATACCGATATCAGGGCCTAAACGATCGTTACCTCATAAAAAACGGATTGCCAGAAAATTAaagcaacaaaataaaacaaatctCAAAcatgattcaagaaaaaatagtaaagaaGTTGCCGTTTCCAACAATATAAACGAAAATTCAAGTCAATTGTTCAAATGTGAATTGTGTAATTGTGAATTTACTGCACAATTGAAGTTTTTTGAACATCTTAAG aatcATTATGAACCAGTTAAACAAGAATCAAGGATAGGACAAGCAACAAACACTAATATAACGATTTCTGTATCAGAAACTGCCCAAAATGTAGAAAATTCTAGTATTGAAGAATTTAGTGAGCCAGAAGATTTAATGGAAGGGATTCGAGGAGTTG TTGAAGAAACTGGAGCACGTATTGATGACGATACAGAAACAAGTCCTTTAACTGAAGTTAACCACAGTTCAACTTTGTGGTCTATAGCAACGAGTATTACCGAAACTATATCTCATGACCTTAACGATTCATCGACAGTTAATCAGCAAGACTTGCAAAATAGAGTTGATACAGAAGTTACtgataatatcaaaaaaaaaaaaattaacaaaacacGTAAAACTCAAA atAATGAAATGATATGTCCGCAATGTGATAGGTCatttcatcataaaaataGTCTTGTGTACCATATGAGATCTCATAGTGGTGAACGTCCACATCAGTGTGAAATTTGTGGCAAAAGTTTTTTCGCTGCTAGTGCTTTAAAA gtTCACAAACGCTTACATAGTGGTGACAAACCTTACAAATGTGAAGACTGTGGTCGTCATTTCCGTCAGTGGGgagatttaaaatatcattccATGAGTATTCATTCGGAACAACGTCAGTTTCAGTGTGAATATTGTGGTAAAGATTTTGCACGAAAATACTCATTAATTGTCCATCGCCGAATTCATAcaggcgaaaaaaattatcgttgtgaatattgtaataaaacaTTCCGAGCTAGTAGTTATTTACAAAATCATCGGCGTATTCATACAGGTGAAAAACCTCATCCCTGCACTGTGTGTGGAAAACCATTTCGCGTACGTAGCGATATGAAACGCCACTTGCACACTCATACTAAAAGTCGATCAGAGCGACCCATCAATCGTACCGGGAccggtaaaataataataaatgaaaaagataAAAGTGCAGTTCAGTCAAGAACATTAATTCAAGACCTAGTTCAAGAATTAAAACTTGAGTCACCAAATAGCATTGTTGAAATTGTATCAGCGGACGATAATCCTGAAAGTATTTTACCTCATGAAGGTGGTTCTCAAAATCTAGAATATAATGTCACAGATTCCACTGACGCAAACTCTGATCGTGATCCACTTGAAGCGGTTGACAGAACATCTGATacttt